Proteins from a single region of Desulfolutivibrio sulfoxidireducens:
- a CDS encoding ArnT family glycosyltransferase, translated as MPDTHAAMPPSGTRTALWGLLRPMPLAILAAAAFLIFFNLGARPLWQDEAETSRLAQTVLTDGIPRAFDGTNLISQEEAREYNPADGHVWRWSPWMQIYMSALGLALGGENAAADRFFFALAGLAAVAMTYLLILRLFQNPAWAALSASLLTAAVPFLLFCRQGRYYSMGTLLTLTALYAFFCDWQKKTGPLVVAALSLGLLFHANYLLFLSFVPSALACAVLLYHELLDIKRLILLAALTLAMVVPGIFLYRMGSQSGMFDILLVPENLMLYFADLIMFMVPLPVLAVLAWRWRRFFTLLERPRDPAERFVLFCALLTVLSLILLALVPQRFHRYIVHLYPLCAILLAWAGMRLWRWSKPSGVLFLLLVGLTNWLHLYPLERTKLINRPWENDFRMLTSLNIPMKLYLTELFSGYPDVNANILEFFKQNATPGQTVLAEYGDLPLQFYTGLRVLGGLQGPPAPDEKPDWVLVRRAVRVNRDRLLFPARAFVHGLDLERDYDRLELPWPDETFGNRADPYYHFFIPLEPPQSPLTVYRKKAGD; from the coding sequence ATGCCCGACACCCACGCCGCCATGCCGCCCTCCGGAACCCGGACCGCCCTTTGGGGACTTTTGCGTCCCATGCCCCTGGCCATCCTGGCGGCGGCCGCCTTCCTCATCTTTTTCAACCTGGGAGCCCGTCCCCTGTGGCAGGACGAGGCCGAAACCTCCCGCCTGGCCCAGACCGTGCTCACCGACGGCATCCCCCGGGCCTTTGACGGCACAAACCTCATCTCCCAGGAAGAGGCCCGCGAATACAACCCGGCCGACGGCCATGTCTGGCGCTGGTCGCCGTGGATGCAGATCTACATGTCGGCCCTGGGGCTGGCCCTTGGCGGCGAGAACGCGGCCGCCGACCGATTCTTTTTCGCCCTGGCCGGGCTGGCCGCCGTGGCCATGACCTATCTTCTCATCCTGCGCCTTTTTCAGAATCCGGCCTGGGCCGCGTTGTCGGCCTCGCTTTTGACCGCGGCCGTGCCTTTTCTCCTTTTTTGCCGCCAGGGCCGCTATTACAGCATGGGGACCCTTTTGACCCTGACGGCGCTGTATGCCTTTTTCTGCGACTGGCAAAAAAAGACCGGCCCCCTGGTGGTCGCGGCCCTGTCCCTGGGGCTTTTGTTCCACGCCAACTACCTGCTCTTTCTGAGCTTCGTGCCAAGCGCCCTGGCCTGCGCCGTGCTTTTGTACCACGAGCTTTTGGACATAAAGCGCCTGATCCTCCTGGCCGCCCTGACCCTGGCCATGGTCGTCCCCGGGATCTTTCTCTACCGCATGGGCTCCCAAAGCGGCATGTTCGACATCCTGCTGGTACCCGAAAACCTCATGCTCTATTTCGCGGACCTGATCATGTTCATGGTCCCCCTGCCGGTCCTGGCGGTTTTGGCCTGGCGCTGGCGGCGCTTTTTCACGCTTCTCGAACGGCCCCGGGACCCGGCCGAACGTTTCGTCCTGTTTTGCGCCCTGCTCACGGTCCTGAGCCTCATCCTCCTGGCCCTGGTGCCCCAACGCTTCCACCGCTACATCGTGCACCTCTATCCCCTGTGCGCCATCCTCCTGGCCTGGGCCGGGATGCGCCTGTGGCGCTGGTCCAAACCCTCGGGCGTCCTTTTTTTGCTCCTGGTCGGCCTGACCAACTGGCTGCACCTCTACCCCCTGGAGCGCACCAAGCTCATCAACCGGCCCTGGGAAAACGACTTCCGCATGCTCACCTCCTTAAACATCCCGATGAAGCTCTACCTCACCGAGCTTTTTTCCGGATATCCCGACGTCAACGCCAACATCCTCGAATTCTTCAAACAAAACGCCACACCCGGCCAGACCGTGCTGGCCGAATACGGCGACCTGCCCCTGCAGTTTTATACCGGCCTGCGGGTCCTGGGGGGCCTTCAGGGGCCGCCCGCGCCGGACGAGAAGCCCGACTGGGTGCTGGTGCGCCGCGCCGTGCGGGTCAACCGGGACAGGCTCCTGTTCCCGGCCCGGGCCTTCGTGCACGGCCTGGACCTGGAACGCGACTACGACCGCCTGGAACTGCCCTGGCCGGACGAGACCTTCGGCAACCGGGCCGATCCCTATTACCATTTTTTCATTCCCCTGGAGCCGCCCCAGTCGCCCCTGACCGTCTACCGCAAAAAGGCCGGAGACTAG